The following proteins come from a genomic window of Micromonospora zamorensis:
- a CDS encoding RICIN domain-containing protein translates to MSVLAVAALVAATLPAVLTNQLPASAAVQATYYVAPDGNDTNPGTIQSPFKSLERARDVVRTVNANMTGDINVHLRGGSYPISSTVEFGAGDSGTNGYRVIYGAYPNEKPVLDGGVQVTGWTQHSGNIWKAPLDRSNKLRALYVNDKRAYMASKTISSAGCYGTYNITANQAAWAWESGSQCDGAKYSLNDFPAIARNQDDIEIETGTTWTTAIVGVRQVTTSSDGANRVALFQQPGAAIAQGAFNGNAQVGGTHKLMNAYEFLDAPGEFYFDKGTRTVYYYKASADNMSTATVYAPNNVTNLLRVAGTSTSSHARNITFSGLTVQHSDWNLFNVAGASFKQAQQGNLGAQVYAKGNFHVYHYRNVDVTPGIIQIQNADGILLQRNRIQHTGADGINMINDVQGTQLIGNHTNDIAGSAITVGHPQHVYIGDGTSTNREKFSAQVEGLPKNIDIKNNYLYDSAVLFNGHSPISAYLADTLTIQRNRIEKTPWSGITLGWGWWNFDGSSGSIVPNRPTTTARNNTISYNHIIDTVQRLSDTAPIYTLGSQPGTTITNNYLQGVPSGHKYGLHPDEGSAFITFRDNVLSIDKNVTWMINSDDFGRKHDLSITQIYGPINKVSNKNLPNSTIGDILVSSDYVWPAAAYGIATNSGLEDAYRDIIPASTFSAPNYVLPASTFVTSATASIPIRSIGDATRSVWLAPYGTTTFTAGATMTRAAGTATSIAVPATQGEYRLYVVDAQGNRSAESTAIVRQQQGGGSGTGNGQLVGGQSGRCVEVPNASTTNGTQTQLWDCSTGTNQRWTHTSSKQLTVYGNKCLDASGAGTANGTAVIIWDCHGGLNQQWNVNTNGTVTNAQSGLCLDAFGAATANGTKLILWSCNGGANQQWTLRS, encoded by the coding sequence ATGTCAGTGTTGGCGGTGGCGGCGCTTGTCGCCGCCACGCTGCCGGCCGTGCTGACAAACCAGCTACCGGCCTCCGCCGCAGTCCAGGCGACCTACTATGTCGCCCCGGACGGAAATGACACCAATCCGGGCACCATCCAATCGCCGTTCAAGAGTCTGGAACGCGCACGGGACGTCGTCCGTACGGTGAATGCGAACATGACCGGCGACATCAACGTGCATCTCCGCGGTGGCAGTTATCCGATCAGCAGCACTGTCGAATTTGGTGCCGGTGACTCCGGCACCAACGGCTACCGGGTCATCTACGGCGCCTACCCCAACGAGAAGCCGGTTCTCGACGGCGGTGTCCAGGTGACCGGGTGGACCCAGCACAGCGGCAACATCTGGAAGGCCCCGCTCGACCGCTCCAACAAGCTGCGGGCGCTCTACGTCAACGACAAGCGCGCGTACATGGCGTCGAAGACGATCAGCTCGGCGGGCTGTTACGGGACGTACAACATCACGGCCAACCAGGCCGCGTGGGCCTGGGAGTCGGGGTCGCAGTGCGACGGCGCCAAATACAGCCTGAACGACTTCCCGGCCATCGCCCGCAACCAGGACGACATCGAGATCGAGACGGGCACGACCTGGACCACGGCCATCGTGGGCGTCCGCCAGGTGACCACGAGTTCCGACGGCGCGAACCGGGTCGCCCTCTTCCAGCAACCGGGCGCTGCCATCGCCCAGGGCGCGTTCAACGGCAACGCCCAGGTGGGCGGCACCCACAAGCTCATGAACGCCTACGAGTTCCTGGACGCGCCCGGTGAGTTCTACTTCGACAAGGGCACCCGGACGGTCTATTACTACAAGGCCAGTGCCGACAACATGTCGACCGCGACGGTCTACGCGCCGAACAACGTCACCAACCTGCTGCGGGTCGCCGGCACCTCGACCAGCAGCCACGCGCGCAACATCACGTTCTCCGGGCTGACGGTGCAGCACTCCGACTGGAACCTGTTCAACGTCGCCGGCGCGTCCTTCAAGCAGGCGCAGCAGGGCAACCTCGGTGCCCAGGTGTACGCGAAGGGCAACTTCCACGTCTACCACTACCGGAACGTGGATGTGACGCCCGGCATCATCCAGATCCAGAACGCGGACGGGATCCTCCTGCAACGCAATCGGATCCAGCACACCGGCGCCGACGGGATCAACATGATCAACGACGTGCAGGGCACGCAGTTGATCGGCAACCACACCAACGACATCGCCGGGTCCGCCATCACCGTGGGCCATCCGCAGCACGTCTACATCGGAGACGGCACCTCGACCAACCGCGAGAAGTTCTCCGCACAGGTCGAGGGGCTGCCGAAGAACATCGACATCAAGAACAACTATCTGTACGACAGTGCCGTGCTGTTCAACGGGCACAGCCCCATCTCGGCGTATCTCGCCGACACCCTGACCATCCAGCGCAACCGGATCGAGAAGACCCCGTGGTCCGGCATCACGCTCGGCTGGGGCTGGTGGAACTTCGACGGATCGTCGGGCTCGATCGTGCCGAACCGACCGACCACGACGGCGAGAAACAACACCATCAGCTACAACCACATCATCGACACGGTGCAGCGGCTGAGTGACACCGCGCCGATCTACACGTTGGGCAGTCAGCCGGGGACCACCATCACCAACAACTATCTCCAGGGCGTCCCGTCGGGTCACAAGTATGGGCTGCACCCGGACGAGGGGTCGGCGTTCATCACGTTCCGCGACAACGTGCTGAGTATCGACAAGAACGTCACCTGGATGATCAACTCAGACGACTTCGGGCGGAAGCACGATCTGAGCATCACGCAGATCTACGGCCCGATCAACAAGGTCTCGAACAAGAACCTGCCGAACAGCACGATCGGCGACATCCTCGTCTCCTCCGACTATGTCTGGCCGGCGGCGGCGTACGGCATCGCCACGAATTCCGGCCTTGAGGACGCGTACCGGGACATCATCCCGGCGAGCACCTTCTCCGCACCGAACTACGTGCTGCCGGCCAGCACGTTCGTCACCAGTGCCACGGCGTCGATCCCGATCCGGAGCATCGGCGACGCCACCAGGTCGGTCTGGTTGGCCCCGTACGGCACGACCACCTTCACCGCCGGGGCGACCATGACCAGGGCAGCCGGCACCGCCACGTCCATCGCCGTGCCGGCCACCCAGGGCGAGTACCGGCTCTACGTCGTCGACGCACAGGGCAACCGGTCGGCCGAGTCGACAGCGATCGTCCGGCAGCAGCAGGGCGGGGGCAGCGGTACGGGCAACGGACAGCTCGTGGGTGGCCAGTCCGGCCGCTGTGTCGAGGTGCCCAACGCCTCGACCACCAACGGCACCCAGACGCAACTCTGGGACTGCTCCACCGGCACCAACCAACGCTGGACCCACACCTCCAGCAAGCAGCTGACCGTGTACGGCAACAAGTGCCTGGACGCCTCCGGGGCCGGCACGGCCAACGGCACGGCGGTCATCATCTGGGACTGCCACGGCGGGCTCAACCAGCAGTGGAACGTCAACACCAACGGCACCGTGACGAACGCCCAGTCCGGGCTCTGCCTCGACGCCTTCGGCGCCGCCACCGCCAACGGCACGAAGCTCATCCTCTGGTCCTGCAACGGCGGCGCGAACCAGCAGTGGACGCTGCGTAGCTGA
- a CDS encoding DUF6582 domain-containing protein, whose product MTSTWKPHEKHGGLSSKDKRELPETVFAFPKERKEPMTDAGHVRNAIARFDQVQGVTDADRDLAFQNILAAAKHYGVDVAETDWRQLGRLPHTPNPAH is encoded by the coding sequence ATGACCTCAACCTGGAAACCCCACGAGAAGCACGGTGGCCTGTCGAGCAAGGACAAGCGCGAGCTGCCGGAGACCGTCTTCGCGTTCCCCAAGGAGCGCAAGGAACCCATGACCGACGCGGGTCACGTCCGTAACGCCATCGCACGGTTCGACCAGGTGCAGGGCGTCACCGACGCGGACCGGGACCTGGCCTTCCAGAACATCCTCGCCGCCGCCAAGCACTACGGCGTCGACGTCGCGGAGACCGACTGGCGCCAACTCGGTCGACTGCCGCACACGCCGAATCCCGCCCACTGA
- a CDS encoding FUSC family protein, with amino-acid sequence MPANQEPAPHSDPASGEASRTDRTVAGLRARLRHAVKARVWRFRLFGLLAVQAGVAASLAWFVGAQFLDNPSPVLAPTTAVGIVAASMGTRLRRTVELLVGVVLGLAVGDALMSMFGIGPWQTGLVVVLAIIVAVLLKGGGSLLAQAGGTAVLIATLEPPVRELSVPRFVDSAVGGLIGLAVGLLLVPIHPQRTVQRLAEPVLDPTIAALHNLAAALRRRDLGGAEQSLTGLRILGSRMTALDEGLGAAQEVVRLAPLRWHQRKILAHYTRAIHHLERSLYGCRAVARRLTKALRDDEPIPDEFAAAIDLLATSVQTLRRVTTPERADPQDARRQIITAVELVGKAQGKPARDPTRPHTHRLGYSGMIAAGEFHTAAHDLLMASAMGTDEAGELVRQTLDRAGRD; translated from the coding sequence ATGCCCGCGAATCAGGAGCCGGCACCCCACTCCGACCCGGCATCGGGTGAGGCGTCCCGGACCGACCGGACGGTCGCCGGCCTGCGCGCGCGGCTACGACACGCGGTAAAGGCCCGCGTCTGGCGGTTCCGCCTCTTCGGGCTGCTCGCCGTGCAGGCCGGCGTCGCGGCGTCGCTCGCCTGGTTCGTGGGAGCCCAGTTCCTGGACAATCCCTCCCCGGTCCTCGCGCCCACCACCGCGGTCGGCATCGTGGCCGCGTCGATGGGCACGCGCCTGCGGCGCACCGTCGAGCTGCTGGTCGGGGTGGTCCTGGGCCTCGCTGTCGGCGACGCACTCATGTCGATGTTCGGCATCGGGCCCTGGCAGACCGGTCTGGTCGTGGTGCTGGCGATCATCGTCGCCGTGCTGCTCAAGGGCGGTGGATCCCTGCTCGCCCAGGCCGGCGGCACCGCGGTGCTCATCGCCACCCTGGAACCGCCCGTGCGTGAGCTGTCCGTCCCTCGCTTCGTCGACTCTGCAGTCGGCGGGCTCATCGGTCTGGCGGTCGGCCTGTTGTTGGTGCCGATCCACCCGCAGCGGACGGTGCAGCGGCTGGCCGAACCGGTCCTCGACCCGACCATCGCCGCCCTGCACAACCTGGCCGCGGCGCTGCGTCGTCGGGACCTTGGCGGCGCCGAGCAGAGTCTGACCGGTCTGCGGATTCTTGGATCACGGATGACCGCGCTGGACGAGGGGCTCGGGGCTGCCCAGGAAGTGGTGCGACTGGCGCCACTACGGTGGCACCAACGCAAGATTCTGGCCCACTACACCCGGGCCATCCACCATCTCGAGCGCAGCCTGTACGGCTGTCGGGCCGTCGCGAGGAGACTCACCAAGGCTCTCCGGGACGATGAGCCGATACCGGATGAGTTCGCGGCTGCCATCGACCTGTTGGCCACCAGCGTGCAGACGCTGAGACGCGTCACCACCCCCGAGCGTGCGGACCCTCAGGACGCGCGCCGGCAGATCATCACCGCTGTCGAGCTGGTCGGAAAGGCGCAGGGAAAACCCGCGCGGGATCCCACCCGTCCGCACACCCACCGGTTGGGCTACTCAGGAATGATCGCCGCGGGTGAGTTCCACACGGCCGCCCACGACCTTCTCATGGCCAGCGCGATGGGCACCGACGAGGCGGGAGAGCTGGTACGGCAGACACTGGATCGGGCCGGTCGGGACTGA
- a CDS encoding VOC family protein — protein sequence MSLRGFATLNIWADDVEAATAWYANFLGVEAYFMRPGPDGRPAYTEFRIGDYQAELGIIDRRYAPPGAATGPGGAVMHWCVDDLDATVERLLALGATEYQPITPHGDEGFVTAAVVDPFGNVLGVMRNPHYLDVLASLKAT from the coding sequence ATGAGCCTGCGAGGATTCGCCACACTCAACATCTGGGCCGACGACGTGGAGGCGGCAACCGCCTGGTACGCGAACTTCCTCGGGGTCGAGGCGTACTTCATGCGCCCGGGGCCCGACGGGCGCCCGGCCTACACCGAGTTCCGGATCGGCGACTACCAGGCCGAGTTGGGCATCATCGACCGCAGGTACGCGCCGCCCGGGGCCGCGACGGGGCCCGGCGGCGCGGTCATGCACTGGTGTGTCGACGACCTCGACGCCACCGTCGAGCGGCTGCTGGCACTGGGGGCCACGGAGTACCAACCGATCACTCCGCACGGCGACGAGGGGTTCGTCACGGCAGCGGTGGTCGACCCGTTCGGCAACGTGCTGGGCGTCATGAGGAACCCGCACTACCTCGACGTCCTCGCGTCGCTGAAGGCGACGTGA
- a CDS encoding glycoside hydrolase family 15 protein: MEATYPAIEAHGLIGDLQTAALISADGAVDWFCAPRFDSPSVFAALLDHDKGGHFRLTPDGIDYTSKQLYLPGTPILITRFHSADGVGELLDFMPVTGERATDQHRLIRLVRMVRGSMRFRFDCRPRFNYGRDPYELEVHPEGDVFRSPTLTLTLAAFKDSERTFDATGIRRDADGVSASFTLHAGDIGGVVLETACPHAPRAMSTEEACDLLAETRDYWRRWVGGSRYKGRWREVVERSAMTLKLMTYAPTGALVAAPTAGLPEQIGGQRNWDYRYTWVRDASFSVHALLRLGFTDEAQKYLFWLNERIREARDGGLPLQVMYRIDGSPDLNEEVLGHLEGYRGSSPVRIGNGAAGQLQLDIYGEALLSLELADRSGLIPPYEGWQKTAALVDWLCEHWDQPEDGIWETRSGRQDFTYGRVLSWVALDRAIRIAHRRGRPGDTARWATERDAIYQQVMTRGFNQERRAFVQHYGSDILDASLLAMPGLNIISPTDPMWESTLRAMDAELASDSLVYRYDPKASPDGLAGTEGTFNMCTFWYVQALAQAGRLDDARLTFEKMLTYASPLGLYSEEIAPTGEQIGNFPQAFSHLSLISTAAHLDDLLDKEQC, encoded by the coding sequence GTGGAAGCGACGTATCCGGCGATCGAGGCGCACGGTCTGATCGGTGACCTGCAGACCGCCGCGCTGATCAGCGCGGACGGCGCGGTCGACTGGTTCTGTGCGCCCCGTTTCGACTCACCGAGCGTCTTCGCTGCGCTGCTCGACCATGACAAGGGCGGCCACTTCCGGCTCACGCCCGACGGCATCGACTACACGAGCAAGCAGCTGTACCTACCCGGTACGCCGATCCTGATCACCCGCTTCCACAGCGCCGACGGCGTGGGGGAGTTGTTGGACTTCATGCCCGTCACCGGCGAACGCGCCACCGACCAGCACCGGTTGATCCGGCTGGTGCGGATGGTCCGGGGGAGCATGCGGTTCCGCTTCGACTGCCGTCCACGGTTCAACTACGGGCGTGACCCGTACGAGCTTGAGGTGCACCCCGAGGGCGACGTTTTCCGGAGCCCGACTCTGACCCTCACCCTCGCCGCGTTCAAGGACTCGGAACGGACATTCGACGCGACGGGGATCCGGCGGGACGCGGACGGCGTGTCCGCGTCGTTCACCCTGCACGCGGGTGACATCGGCGGGGTCGTCCTGGAGACGGCCTGCCCGCACGCGCCCCGCGCGATGAGCACCGAGGAGGCGTGCGACCTGCTCGCCGAGACCCGCGACTACTGGCGGCGGTGGGTGGGCGGCTCCCGCTACAAGGGCCGCTGGAGGGAGGTGGTCGAGCGGTCGGCGATGACGCTCAAGCTGATGACGTACGCGCCGACCGGCGCCCTGGTCGCCGCACCGACCGCCGGGTTGCCGGAGCAGATCGGCGGGCAGAGGAACTGGGACTACCGCTACACCTGGGTCCGGGACGCGTCCTTCTCCGTGCACGCGCTGCTGCGGCTGGGCTTCACCGACGAGGCCCAGAAGTATCTGTTCTGGCTGAACGAGCGCATCCGCGAGGCCCGGGACGGCGGCCTGCCCCTTCAGGTGATGTACCGGATCGACGGCTCACCGGACCTCAACGAGGAGGTGTTGGGTCACCTGGAGGGATACCGGGGCTCTTCTCCGGTGCGGATCGGAAACGGCGCGGCCGGCCAACTGCAACTCGACATCTACGGCGAGGCGCTCCTCTCGTTGGAACTCGCGGACCGGAGCGGGCTGATCCCGCCGTACGAGGGGTGGCAGAAGACGGCGGCTCTGGTGGACTGGCTCTGCGAGCACTGGGACCAGCCCGAGGACGGCATCTGGGAGACCCGGTCCGGCCGGCAGGACTTCACCTACGGGCGGGTGCTGTCCTGGGTCGCACTCGACCGTGCGATCCGCATCGCGCACCGCCGAGGGCGCCCAGGCGACACCGCCCGGTGGGCCACCGAACGGGACGCCATCTACCAGCAGGTCATGACCCGCGGGTTCAACCAGGAGCGTCGCGCATTCGTGCAGCACTACGGGTCCGACATCCTGGACGCCTCGCTCCTGGCGATGCCCGGGCTGAACATCATCTCGCCGACCGACCCGATGTGGGAGTCGACGCTGCGGGCGATGGACGCCGAACTGGCCTCCGACAGCCTGGTCTACCGCTACGACCCGAAGGCCTCCCCGGACGGCCTCGCCGGCACCGAGGGCACCTTCAACATGTGCACCTTCTGGTACGTACAGGCGCTCGCCCAGGCCGGTCGGCTCGACGACGCCCGGTTGACCTTCGAGAAGATGCTCACCTACGCCAGCCCGCTGGGTCTCTACTCGGAGGAGATCGCCCCGACCGGTGAGCAGATCGGCAACTTCCCGCAGGCGTTCAGCCATCTCTCGCTGATCAGCACTGCTGCCCACCTCGACGACCTGCTCGACAAGGAGCAGTGCTGA
- a CDS encoding DUF72 domain-containing protein: MWSHRSWPGHRLPSAERLRHYGSWCDAVEGNTTFYATPARDTVESWAAQTEPEFRFVLKLPKVITHERRLTDVGEPLRAFLDAIEPLGPRAHALWIQLPGSFGPADVATLTRFLARLPRSHRYAVEVRHPAFFTDDRATRLLEATLTAASAEWIPFDTTTFFASPPTNDAERDAWTKKPRVPLRSLALTDRPIVRYLGRDDSTRTVEGWRRWVDVTVAWLREGRSPTMFVHTPDNADAPVLARRFHDEVRARVPELDALPEPIPVEPLTLF, translated from the coding sequence ATGTGGAGCCACCGGTCGTGGCCGGGTCACCGGCTGCCCTCCGCGGAGCGCCTGCGGCACTACGGCAGCTGGTGCGACGCCGTTGAGGGCAACACGACGTTCTACGCGACCCCCGCCCGGGACACCGTGGAGTCGTGGGCCGCGCAGACCGAACCCGAATTCCGGTTCGTCCTCAAGCTTCCGAAGGTCATCACGCACGAACGTCGGCTCACCGACGTCGGCGAGCCGTTGCGCGCCTTCCTGGACGCGATCGAGCCGCTCGGCCCGCGTGCCCACGCTCTCTGGATCCAGTTGCCCGGCTCGTTCGGTCCCGCCGACGTTGCGACCCTGACCCGCTTCCTGGCCCGACTTCCCCGATCACACCGGTACGCGGTGGAGGTGCGCCATCCCGCGTTCTTCACCGACGACCGCGCGACCCGCCTGCTGGAGGCGACCCTCACCGCCGCATCCGCCGAATGGATCCCCTTCGACACGACCACCTTCTTCGCGAGCCCACCGACCAACGACGCGGAGCGGGACGCCTGGACAAAGAAGCCCCGGGTGCCGCTGCGGTCGCTGGCGCTGACGGACCGGCCGATCGTCCGCTACCTCGGCCGCGACGACTCGACGCGCACCGTCGAGGGGTGGCGACGCTGGGTCGACGTCACAGTGGCCTGGCTGCGGGAGGGTCGCTCACCGACGATGTTCGTCCACACCCCGGACAACGCCGATGCGCCCGTGCTCGCCCGCCGGTTCCACGACGAGGTACGCGCACGCGTACCCGAGCTGGACGCGCTGCCCGAGCCGATCCCGGTCGAGCCGCTGACGCTGTTCTGA
- a CDS encoding glycosyltransferase has protein sequence MRVLFASLASVGHTYPLIPLAIAARDAGHEVHFAAGPAVHAPLAANGLRPFRPGDAFYEVYVEDLEPELARLRPDLVVHEWGLPGAAVAAHRAGIPGLWHGFGRMFPDGIGLDLPTRNTEVVGRPHLDICPPSLQDANFLATERRIELRPVPFSTPTPLPAWVSRRTSRPLIYLTLGTAFGTPELFRTVIAGLATLDAQVVVAAGRVPPEQLGELSDHVTVHPWVSQAELLPLVDVVVHHGGSGTTLGALASGVPQVVLPQGADQFANADALDAAGVAVRLLPEEVNADAVAERTHRLLPQHGNAEHRDAARVVAEEIARMPSPATVAERLPEYAGSGA, from the coding sequence ATGCGTGTGCTGTTCGCCAGTCTTGCGTCCGTCGGTCACACCTATCCGCTGATCCCGCTGGCGATCGCCGCCCGGGACGCCGGTCACGAGGTGCACTTCGCCGCCGGCCCGGCGGTGCACGCGCCGCTGGCCGCGAACGGCCTGCGGCCGTTCCGCCCGGGCGACGCCTTCTACGAGGTGTACGTCGAGGATCTCGAACCGGAACTGGCGCGGCTGAGGCCCGATCTGGTGGTGCACGAGTGGGGGCTGCCGGGGGCGGCCGTCGCCGCTCATCGGGCCGGCATCCCGGGCCTCTGGCACGGCTTCGGGCGGATGTTCCCCGACGGCATCGGCCTCGACCTTCCCACCCGCAACACCGAGGTAGTCGGCCGACCGCACCTCGACATCTGCCCGCCTTCGCTCCAGGACGCGAACTTCCTCGCCACCGAACGTCGGATCGAGCTGCGACCGGTCCCGTTCTCGACACCGACCCCGCTACCGGCGTGGGTGAGCCGTCGGACGTCCCGGCCGCTGATCTACCTGACCCTCGGTACGGCTTTCGGCACACCGGAGCTGTTCCGCACGGTCATCGCCGGTCTGGCGACGCTGGACGCGCAGGTGGTCGTCGCGGCGGGCCGGGTGCCTCCGGAGCAGCTTGGCGAGCTGTCCGACCACGTCACCGTGCACCCCTGGGTGTCGCAGGCGGAATTGCTGCCGCTCGTCGACGTGGTGGTGCACCACGGGGGCAGCGGCACCACCCTCGGTGCGCTCGCGTCTGGCGTACCGCAGGTGGTGTTGCCCCAGGGTGCCGACCAGTTCGCCAACGCCGACGCCCTCGACGCCGCCGGTGTCGCAGTGCGGCTGCTTCCCGAGGAGGTGAACGCGGACGCCGTCGCCGAGCGGACGCACCGTCTGCTGCCGCAGCACGGCAACGCCGAGCACCGCGACGCGGCCCGGGTGGTCGCCGAGGAGATCGCCCGCATGCCGTCGCCGGCGACGGTGGCCGAGCGACTACCGGAGTACGCCGGCTCGGGAGCGTGA
- a CDS encoding Clp protease N-terminal domain-containing protein, whose product MTEPTQMSSRVKLDDLIQAIKTAHTDALDQLTDAVIAADHLGEIADHLIGHFVDQARRSGASWTDIGRSMGVSKQAAQKRFVSKATDGSPLDPNDGFGRFTPRARNVVIASQEEARASGNAEIGPEHLVLGLLAEPEGLAARVMAGRGATPEAVRETVGAALPPRVDQVPDLIPYDARGKKALELTFREALRLGHNYIGTEHILLALLEQEDGAGVLTNLGLTKPSVEADLATALAAVVKAASKGDDAQ is encoded by the coding sequence ATGACGGAACCTACCCAGATGAGCAGTCGGGTCAAGCTCGACGACCTGATCCAGGCGATCAAGACGGCACACACCGACGCCCTCGACCAGCTCACCGACGCGGTCATCGCCGCCGACCACCTCGGCGAGATCGCCGACCACCTGATCGGTCACTTCGTCGACCAGGCTCGGCGCTCGGGCGCCTCCTGGACCGACATCGGCCGCAGCATGGGAGTCAGCAAGCAGGCCGCCCAGAAGCGCTTCGTGTCGAAGGCGACCGACGGGTCGCCGCTCGACCCGAACGACGGCTTCGGCCGGTTCACCCCCCGGGCCCGCAACGTGGTGATCGCCTCGCAGGAGGAGGCCCGGGCCAGCGGAAACGCCGAGATCGGGCCCGAGCACCTGGTGCTGGGTCTGCTGGCGGAGCCGGAAGGGCTGGCCGCCAGGGTGATGGCCGGTCGGGGCGCGACTCCCGAGGCGGTGCGGGAAACCGTCGGCGCGGCCCTGCCGCCGCGGGTCGACCAGGTCCCGGACCTCATCCCGTACGACGCGCGCGGCAAGAAGGCGTTGGAGCTGACCTTCCGGGAGGCGTTGCGCCTCGGGCACAACTACATCGGCACCGAGCACATCCTGCTCGCCCTGCTGGAGCAGGAGGACGGCGCCGGTGTGCTCACCAACCTCGGCCTGACGAAGCCGTCGGTCGAGGCCGACCTCGCGACCGCCCTCGCCGCGGTGGTCAAGGCCGCCTCGAAGGGCGACGACGCCCAGTAG